One Antiquaquibacter oligotrophicus genomic region harbors:
- the guaB1 gene encoding GMP reductase: MRFYETTPTHDLTYSDVFLVPSRSDVGSRLNVSLAPTDGTGASIPIVSANMNSVTGPRLAAALARRGGLGVLPQDMHPQDLDAAIRWVKAQPVGWDAAVDLLADTTVAEAREQLPPIAGHGLVVHDASGTYLGAVPAERLADALPDAPIRDLIGPQGPSIDVDELTGPRAAFDLMVEAGIEFAPVLHQGKVVGTLSRKGALRSTLYTPALDDQGRLRVAAAIGINGDVAGKARAIIEAGVDVIVIDTAHGHQEGMVRAIREVAALGLGVPIVAGNVVTAEAVRDLVEAGATIIKVGVGPGAMCTTRMMTAVGRPQFSAVLETAEEARKLGAHVWADGGVRYPRDVALALAAGAASVMIGSWFAGTIEAPGTLAVDDQGRAYKESWGMASTKAVKERFDRLDAYELARKTLFAEGISSSKIYLDPLRPSLEDLLDMITSGVRSSFSYAGATSLEEFHERALVGIQSAAGYEEGKALPVSW; encoded by the coding sequence ATGCGCTTCTACGAGACGACTCCGACGCACGATCTCACCTATTCCGACGTGTTCCTGGTGCCGTCGCGATCGGATGTCGGGAGCAGGCTCAACGTGTCGCTCGCACCCACCGACGGCACCGGCGCGAGCATCCCCATCGTCTCCGCCAACATGAACTCGGTGACGGGGCCGCGGCTGGCCGCAGCCCTTGCGCGGCGGGGCGGTCTCGGGGTGCTGCCGCAGGACATGCACCCCCAGGACCTCGATGCGGCCATCCGCTGGGTCAAGGCCCAACCGGTGGGGTGGGACGCCGCCGTCGACCTCCTCGCGGACACCACCGTGGCCGAGGCCCGCGAACAGCTGCCACCCATCGCCGGGCACGGACTCGTTGTGCACGATGCCTCGGGCACTTACCTCGGGGCCGTTCCCGCCGAGCGCCTCGCGGACGCGTTACCGGATGCCCCCATCCGCGACCTCATCGGACCCCAGGGTCCTTCGATCGACGTCGATGAACTCACCGGTCCCCGTGCCGCCTTCGACCTCATGGTGGAGGCGGGGATCGAGTTCGCTCCCGTGCTCCACCAGGGCAAAGTCGTCGGCACGCTCAGCAGAAAGGGCGCGCTCCGCTCCACCCTGTACACACCGGCCCTCGACGACCAGGGCCGGTTGCGAGTCGCCGCGGCCATCGGGATCAACGGCGATGTGGCAGGCAAAGCGCGCGCGATCATCGAAGCCGGAGTGGACGTCATCGTGATCGACACCGCGCACGGCCACCAGGAGGGGATGGTTCGCGCCATCCGCGAGGTCGCAGCCCTCGGCCTCGGTGTGCCCATCGTGGCCGGCAACGTCGTGACGGCAGAAGCGGTACGTGATCTCGTCGAGGCGGGAGCGACCATCATCAAGGTCGGTGTGGGGCCGGGCGCCATGTGCACAACACGCATGATGACGGCGGTCGGTCGTCCGCAATTCTCCGCAGTGCTGGAGACCGCGGAAGAGGCCCGCAAGCTCGGAGCCCACGTGTGGGCGGATGGCGGAGTGCGCTACCCCCGCGACGTTGCACTCGCTCTTGCTGCGGGTGCGGCATCCGTCATGATCGGATCCTGGTTCGCGGGCACGATTGAGGCGCCGGGCACGCTCGCCGTCGACGACCAGGGGCGCGCCTACAAGGAAAGCTGGGGGATGGCCTCCACCAAGGCCGTCAAGGAGCGTTTCGACCGACTCGATGCCTACGAACTGGCGCGCAAGACCCTCTTCGCGGAGGGCATCTCCAGCTCGAAGATCTACCTCGACCCGCTGCGCCCCTCCCTCGAGGATCTCCTCGACATGATCACGTCTGGTGTGCGTAGCTCGTTCAGCTACGCGGGTGCGACATCGCTGGAGGAATTCCACGAGCGCGCCCTCGTGGGCATCCAATCGGCCGCCGGCTACGAGGAGGGCAAGGCGCTGCCCGTCTCGTGGTGA
- a CDS encoding multifunctional oxoglutarate decarboxylase/oxoglutarate dehydrogenase thiamine pyrophosphate-binding subunit/dihydrolipoyllysine-residue succinyltransferase subunit: protein MTGIAPEGDSSGEFGANEWLVDEMYERYLQDKNSVDQSWWPILENYHPSVDPTPTGAIPVVGQQAAAPEPPASESPVEADSQVGGEAQIPDEVTDAAAAEPTPEPAPAPASEPAATTGSQPVSRTTSAPAQPQPIPADAPATSPIPAQTAKPEDDAEPENAVAVLKGAAKSLAANMDASLTVPTATSVRTIPAKLMIDNRIVINNHMKRARGGKVSFTHLIAWAIVKTLKEFPSQNVYYDEVDGKPAVVTPAHINLGIAIDIPKPDGSRALVVPGIKRADTMGFGEFLVAYEDVVARGRSGKLTAADFQGNTISLTNPGGIGTEHSVPRLMKGAGCIVGAGALEYPAEFQGASPKTLAELAIGKTITLTSTYDHRVIQGAGSGEFLKKIHELLIGERDFYQEIFAALRIPYDPIHWASDINVDLADNVDKTARVQELINAFRVRGHLMADTDPLEYRQRSHPDLDISSHGLTFWDLDREFVTGGFGGKRTMLLREILGVLRDSYCRTIGLEYMHIQDPAQRRWFQEHVEQKYTKPGHDEQLRILGKLNEAEAFETFLQTKYVGQKRFSLEGGESLVALLDAVLQNAATESLEEVAIGMAHRGRLNVLTNIAGKTYGQIFREFEGTQDPKTVQGSGDVKYHLGTEGTFTAAGGEKIPVYLAANPSHLEAVDGVLEGIVRAKQDRGPIGSFGVLPIMVHGDAAMAGQGIVVEILQMSQLRAYRTGGTIHININNQVGFTTPPKEGRTSTYSTDVAKTIQAPILHVNGDDPEAVVRVAELAFAYRQAFHRDVVIDLICYRRRGHNEGDDPSMTQPLMYNLIEAKRSVRTLYTEALVGRGDITQEEYEAAHRSFQDNLERAFAETHAAQTGSMPVITADGEAVADLEKPDSQRGETLAGEPESTGVPESVIHLIGDAQDNPPAGFTVHPKLQALLKKRVDMSRNGNIDWAFGELLALGSLLVEGTPVRMAGQDTRRGTFVQRHAVLHDRQNGQEWLPLANLTENQAKFWIYDSLLSEYAAMGFEYGYSVERADALVLWEAQFGDFANGAQTVIDEFISSAEQKWGQRSSVVLLLPHGYEGQGPDHSSARIERYLQLCAENNMTVARPSTPASYFHLLRRQAYERPRTPLIVFTPKAMLRMRGATSDVAEFTSGKFEPIIDDTRVADKAAVKRVLLTAGKIYYDLIAELDKRQIDNIAVVRMEQFYPIPGASLNTVLQQYPNADLVWTQDEPENQGAWPFLCLEVVRHLKGRTIKVASRPASASPATGSSKRSAIEQADLIDRALSI, encoded by the coding sequence ATGACCGGAATTGCTCCGGAGGGTGATTCCTCCGGCGAATTCGGGGCCAACGAGTGGCTCGTAGATGAAATGTACGAGCGCTACCTTCAAGACAAGAATTCGGTTGACCAGAGTTGGTGGCCGATTCTCGAGAACTACCACCCGTCGGTTGATCCGACACCCACGGGCGCGATTCCCGTGGTGGGCCAGCAGGCGGCGGCACCTGAGCCGCCCGCGTCTGAGTCCCCGGTCGAGGCCGACTCGCAGGTCGGCGGCGAGGCGCAGATCCCCGACGAGGTGACGGATGCCGCGGCCGCCGAGCCTACGCCGGAGCCGGCACCGGCTCCCGCTTCGGAGCCCGCTGCCACGACGGGCTCGCAGCCCGTGTCGCGCACCACTTCGGCACCGGCTCAGCCGCAGCCGATCCCGGCGGACGCGCCAGCGACCTCCCCCATCCCGGCTCAGACCGCGAAGCCCGAAGACGATGCCGAACCCGAGAACGCGGTCGCTGTTCTCAAGGGTGCCGCCAAGAGTCTTGCGGCGAACATGGACGCGAGCCTCACGGTGCCCACGGCCACGAGTGTTCGCACCATCCCCGCCAAGCTCATGATCGATAACCGCATCGTGATCAACAACCACATGAAGCGGGCGCGCGGCGGCAAGGTCTCCTTCACCCACCTCATCGCGTGGGCGATCGTGAAGACGCTCAAGGAGTTCCCGAGCCAGAACGTCTACTACGACGAGGTCGACGGCAAGCCTGCCGTGGTCACCCCGGCGCACATCAATCTCGGTATCGCGATCGATATCCCCAAGCCCGACGGCTCTCGCGCACTCGTCGTCCCCGGCATCAAGCGTGCGGACACGATGGGCTTTGGCGAGTTCCTCGTCGCCTACGAGGACGTCGTGGCCCGTGGCCGCTCCGGCAAGCTCACGGCCGCAGACTTCCAGGGCAACACCATCTCGCTCACCAACCCGGGCGGCATCGGAACTGAGCACTCGGTTCCGCGTCTCATGAAGGGCGCGGGATGCATCGTCGGTGCGGGTGCCCTCGAGTATCCGGCCGAGTTCCAGGGCGCGAGCCCCAAAACCCTCGCCGAGTTGGCGATCGGTAAGACGATCACCCTCACGAGCACGTACGACCACCGCGTCATCCAGGGTGCCGGGTCGGGCGAGTTCCTCAAGAAGATCCACGAGCTCCTCATCGGCGAGCGGGACTTCTACCAGGAGATCTTCGCGGCACTGCGTATTCCGTATGACCCGATCCACTGGGCATCCGACATCAACGTCGACCTCGCCGACAACGTCGACAAGACGGCGCGCGTGCAGGAGCTCATCAACGCGTTCCGTGTGCGCGGTCACCTCATGGCCGACACCGATCCGCTGGAATACCGCCAGCGTTCGCACCCGGACCTCGACATCTCGAGCCACGGCCTGACCTTCTGGGATCTCGACCGTGAGTTCGTCACGGGCGGATTCGGCGGCAAGCGCACGATGCTGCTGCGCGAGATCCTCGGTGTTCTTCGTGATTCGTACTGCCGCACCATCGGACTCGAATACATGCACATCCAGGACCCGGCGCAGCGTCGCTGGTTCCAGGAGCACGTGGAGCAGAAGTACACCAAGCCCGGCCACGACGAGCAGCTGCGCATCCTCGGCAAGCTCAACGAGGCCGAGGCCTTCGAGACCTTCCTGCAGACCAAGTACGTCGGCCAGAAGCGCTTCAGCCTCGAGGGTGGGGAGTCGCTTGTCGCCCTCCTCGACGCGGTACTGCAGAACGCCGCGACCGAGAGCCTCGAAGAGGTCGCCATCGGCATGGCCCACCGTGGTCGCCTGAACGTGCTCACGAACATCGCGGGCAAGACTTACGGCCAGATCTTCCGCGAGTTTGAGGGCACCCAGGACCCGAAGACCGTCCAGGGCTCCGGGGATGTGAAGTACCACCTCGGCACCGAAGGCACCTTCACCGCGGCTGGCGGCGAGAAGATCCCGGTCTACCTCGCAGCCAACCCTTCGCACCTCGAGGCTGTCGACGGTGTGCTCGAGGGCATCGTTCGCGCCAAGCAGGATCGCGGACCGATCGGCAGCTTCGGAGTTCTGCCGATCATGGTTCATGGTGACGCTGCCATGGCCGGTCAGGGCATCGTCGTCGAGATCCTGCAGATGTCGCAGTTGCGTGCCTACCGTACGGGCGGCACCATCCACATCAACATCAATAACCAGGTCGGTTTCACCACACCGCCGAAGGAGGGTCGCACGTCGACCTATTCGACGGATGTCGCGAAGACCATCCAGGCCCCGATCCTCCACGTCAACGGGGACGACCCCGAGGCTGTCGTGCGTGTTGCGGAACTCGCCTTCGCGTATCGCCAGGCATTCCACCGCGACGTCGTCATCGACCTCATCTGCTACCGCCGACGCGGGCACAACGAGGGCGACGACCCGTCGATGACGCAGCCGCTCATGTACAACCTCATCGAGGCGAAGCGTTCCGTGCGCACCCTGTACACGGAGGCCCTCGTCGGTCGTGGCGACATCACGCAGGAGGAGTACGAGGCCGCTCACCGCAGCTTCCAGGACAACCTCGAGCGCGCGTTCGCCGAAACCCATGCGGCCCAGACCGGATCGATGCCGGTGATCACGGCGGACGGCGAAGCGGTCGCAGACCTCGAGAAGCCGGATTCGCAGCGCGGAGAGACCCTCGCCGGCGAGCCGGAGTCGACGGGTGTGCCGGAGTCGGTCATCCATCTCATCGGTGACGCACAGGACAACCCGCCAGCCGGTTTTACCGTGCACCCGAAGCTCCAGGCCTTGCTCAAGAAGCGCGTCGACATGAGCCGCAACGGCAACATCGACTGGGCCTTCGGCGAACTCCTCGCGCTCGGATCCCTCCTCGTCGAGGGGACCCCGGTGCGTATGGCCGGGCAGGACACCCGTCGCGGCACCTTCGTGCAGCGCCACGCCGTGCTCCACGACCGTCAGAACGGCCAGGAGTGGCTTCCGCTGGCCAACCTCACCGAGAACCAGGCGAAGTTCTGGATCTACGACTCGCTGCTCAGCGAGTACGCGGCGATGGGCTTCGAGTACGGGTATTCGGTTGAGCGCGCGGATGCCCTCGTGCTCTGGGAGGCTCAGTTCGGCGACTTCGCCAACGGTGCCCAGACGGTCATCGACGAGTTCATCTCCAGCGCCGAGCAGAAGTGGGGCCAGCGTTCGAGTGTTGTGCTCCTGCTCCCCCACGGTTACGAGGGACAGGGGCCCGATCACTCGTCCGCGAGGATCGAGCGCTACCTCCAGCTGTGCGCCGAGAACAACATGACCGTGGCGCGGCCGTCCACCCCCGCGTCGTACTTCCACCTTCTGCGTCGTCAGGCGTACGAGCGTCCGCGCACGCCGCTCATCGTCTTCACTCCGAAGGCGATGCTGCGCATGCGCGGAGCCACGAGCGACGTCGCGGAGTTCACGTCGGGCAAGTTCGAGCCGATCATCGACGACACACGGGTCGCCGACAAGGCAGCGGTGAAGCGTGTGCTTCTCACGGCCGGCAAGATCTACTACGACCTCATCGCGGAACTCGACAAGCGCCAGATCGACAACATCGCCGTGGTGCGGATGGAGCAGTTCTACCCGATCCCGGGAGCCTCGCTCAACACCGTGCTTCAGCAGTACCCGAACGCCGACCTGGTGTGGACGCAGGACGAGCCCGAAAACCAGGGTGCGTGGCCGTTCCTGTGCCTCGAGGTCGTGCGGCACCTGAAAGGTCGCACCATCAAGGTGGCATCGCGCCCGGCATCCGCGTCGCCTGCGACCGGATCCTCGAAGCGCAGCGCCATCGAGCAGGCCGACCTCATCGACCGGGCGCTCTCGATCTAA
- a CDS encoding YccF domain-containing protein: MKTLLNIIWLVFSGFWLFLGYVLAGIICCILIVTIPWGIASFRMANYVLWPFGRQVVQKPTAGAFSFIGNVIWFIFAGLWLAIGHIVSGVALAITIIGIPLALADFKMISISLAPLGKEIVPTGALELGETR; the protein is encoded by the coding sequence GTGAAGACGCTCCTGAACATCATCTGGTTGGTGTTCTCGGGCTTCTGGCTCTTCCTCGGTTACGTTCTCGCTGGCATCATCTGCTGCATCCTGATCGTGACCATCCCCTGGGGCATCGCCTCATTCCGCATGGCCAACTACGTGCTGTGGCCGTTCGGTCGCCAGGTTGTCCAGAAGCCGACCGCGGGGGCTTTCTCGTTTATCGGCAATGTCATTTGGTTCATCTTCGCTGGGCTCTGGCTCGCGATTGGGCACATCGTCTCCGGTGTCGCGTTGGCGATCACCATCATCGGCATTCCGCTGGCGCTCGCCGACTTCAAGATGATCTCCATCTCGCTCGCCCCGCTCGGCAAGGAGATCGTTCCGACCGGCGCGCTGGAGCTGGGAGAAACGCGTTAG
- a CDS encoding zf-HC2 domain-containing protein: MTDCGCDKAKAELEEYLHRELSPTDFQDITDHLENCEDCSTEHLIGITLTMKMQKACQEKAPEELRAAILARLEGAR; this comes from the coding sequence ATGACCGACTGCGGATGTGACAAAGCCAAGGCCGAACTCGAAGAGTATCTGCACCGCGAGCTGTCCCCAACGGACTTCCAGGACATCACCGACCATCTCGAGAACTGCGAGGACTGCTCCACCGAGCACCTCATCGGCATCACACTCACGATGAAGATGCAGAAGGCTTGCCAAGAGAAGGCACCGGAGGAGTTGCGCGCGGCGATCCTCGCCCGGCTGGAGGGCGCTCGGTGA
- a CDS encoding sigma-70 family RNA polymerase sigma factor: MLAPLAEPLPDVVGDLDWSLMTTETPGGDDEQGDLRDLFEEQALPFMDQLYAAAMRMTRNPADAADLVQETFVKAYQAFGQFQQGTNLKAWLYRIQTNTFINSYRKKQRDPFQGSVDELEDWQVGGAESVTQSLSTRSAEAEAIDHLPDSAVKDALQAVPEDFRLAVYLADVEGFSYQEIADIMKTPVGTVMSRLHRGRRMLRDLLSDYARERGIAAAPTSPRSTK, encoded by the coding sequence ATGCTCGCACCGCTCGCGGAGCCGCTGCCCGATGTGGTCGGCGACCTAGACTGGTCGCTGATGACTACAGAAACACCGGGTGGCGATGACGAGCAGGGTGACCTGAGGGACCTGTTCGAGGAGCAAGCTCTGCCGTTCATGGACCAGCTGTATGCCGCAGCAATGCGGATGACGCGCAACCCGGCGGATGCGGCAGATCTGGTGCAGGAGACCTTCGTCAAGGCCTATCAGGCATTCGGTCAGTTCCAGCAGGGCACCAACCTCAAGGCGTGGCTGTACCGGATTCAGACCAACACCTTCATCAACTCGTATCGCAAAAAGCAGCGCGACCCGTTCCAGGGGAGCGTTGATGAGCTCGAGGATTGGCAGGTCGGTGGTGCCGAGTCGGTGACCCAGTCGTTGTCGACTCGATCGGCCGAGGCCGAGGCGATCGACCACCTCCCCGATAGCGCCGTCAAGGATGCCCTCCAAGCGGTACCCGAGGATTTCCGGCTCGCGGTGTACCTCGCCGATGTCGAAGGGTTCTCCTACCAGGAGATCGCCGACATCATGAAGACCCCCGTCGGAACCGTGATGAGCCGCCTGCACCGAGGACGACGGATGCTGCGCGACCTTCTCTCCGACTACGCACGTGAACGCGGCATCGCTGCCGCCCCCACCTCTCCCAGGAGCACGAAATGA
- the aroA gene encoding 3-phosphoshikimate 1-carboxyvinyltransferase, translating into MQVFRYSGPEFSPYGDDELVATDDTGTWSAPTASGPLDARLQLPGSKSLTNRELVLSALAAEPTLIRRPLHSRDSALMIEALRNLGTTIEEVEGDGEFGSDLLVTPGELVGSSTIDCGLAGTVMRFAPPVAALSLGPVVFDGDASARRRPMRTMIDALRTLGVDVNDDGRGALPFSVYGTGAVEGGELEIDASASSQFVSGLLLSAPRFTKGLRLRHVGEHLPSMPHIEMTIECLAARGVTVESPEVGVWTVAPQTIRGGEIAIEPDLSNAAPFLAAAIVAGGTVTVDGWPDATTQVGAHLEHILPLFGATVTRGDGWLTVDGGAGLLGGKDIPGIDLDLSAGGELAPAIVGLAALASTPSRITGIGHLRGHETDRLAALAAEINGLGGSVTELDDGLDITPAPLTGGLWHTYEDHRMATTGAIIGLAVPGVVIEDITTTSKTLPQFAELWTQRTLVSPSGQTETL; encoded by the coding sequence ATGCAGGTCTTCAGGTATTCCGGTCCAGAGTTCAGCCCCTACGGCGATGACGAGCTCGTCGCAACCGACGACACAGGCACCTGGTCGGCACCCACCGCCAGCGGCCCTCTGGATGCTCGCCTGCAACTTCCCGGATCCAAGAGCCTCACCAACCGCGAGCTCGTCCTCTCTGCCCTCGCGGCGGAGCCGACACTCATCCGCCGACCGCTGCACTCGCGTGACTCCGCGCTCATGATCGAAGCCCTGCGCAACCTCGGCACCACGATCGAGGAAGTCGAGGGTGACGGCGAGTTCGGCAGCGATCTTCTCGTCACCCCGGGCGAACTGGTCGGCAGCTCGACCATCGACTGCGGTCTCGCTGGCACCGTCATGCGTTTCGCGCCGCCGGTCGCGGCCCTCTCTCTCGGTCCGGTCGTCTTCGACGGCGACGCGAGCGCCCGTCGTCGGCCCATGCGCACGATGATCGACGCGCTTCGCACTCTCGGTGTCGACGTCAACGACGACGGTCGCGGCGCACTGCCCTTCAGCGTGTACGGAACCGGAGCGGTCGAAGGAGGCGAACTCGAGATCGACGCATCCGCCTCCAGTCAGTTCGTGTCGGGCCTGCTGCTGTCGGCCCCGCGCTTTACCAAGGGGCTGCGACTTCGCCACGTGGGCGAGCATCTGCCGAGCATGCCGCACATCGAGATGACGATCGAGTGCCTCGCCGCCCGCGGCGTCACCGTCGAGTCGCCCGAGGTGGGTGTGTGGACCGTCGCACCGCAAACGATCCGCGGCGGGGAGATCGCGATCGAACCAGACCTCTCCAATGCGGCCCCGTTCCTGGCCGCCGCCATCGTCGCCGGCGGAACGGTCACCGTCGACGGGTGGCCGGATGCGACAACCCAGGTCGGCGCTCATCTCGAGCACATCCTCCCGTTGTTCGGCGCCACCGTAACGCGGGGTGACGGCTGGCTGACCGTCGACGGCGGTGCCGGTCTCCTCGGGGGCAAAGACATCCCCGGAATCGACCTCGACCTCTCCGCGGGTGGAGAACTGGCCCCCGCCATCGTGGGGCTCGCCGCTCTGGCCAGCACACCCAGTCGCATCACCGGCATCGGGCACCTCCGCGGACACGAGACCGACCGTCTCGCAGCTCTCGCTGCCGAGATCAACGGCCTCGGTGGCTCGGTCACCGAACTCGACGACGGCCTCGACATCACACCGGCGCCGTTGACGGGTGGCCTGTGGCACACCTACGAGGACCACCGGATGGCGACGACCGGCGCCATCATCGGACTCGCCGTTCCGGGGGTCGTGATCGAAGACATCACCACCACATCCAAGACGCTCCCCCAGTTCGCCGAACTGTGGACACAGCGCACCCTCGTCTCGCCGAGCGGTCAGACGGAGACTCTGTAG
- the rsgA gene encoding ribosome small subunit-dependent GTPase A has translation MSWLTDSDDEGDWAEYDESDARVRPNPKGNKPRSKRRPDHSDAVPGRVFSVDRGRYGVWVGEGTAEERQLVATRARELGRKAIVTGDRVDLVGDTSGDEGSLARVVRIQPRTTLLRRSADDTDAVERVIVANADQMLIVVAAANPEPRPRLVDRYLVAAYDAGIHPILCVTKTDLADPAEFLANFAGLDLTIVTSRSDDVPVDELRQLLEGHTTVAVGHSGVGKSTLVNALVPDANRATGRVNDVTGRGRHTSSSTVSYRLGSGWIVDTPGVRSFGLGHVDPASILASFTDLAALAEDCPRGCTHLPDAPDCAIIEAVERGDLGEAGRERLDSFQRLIATLGS, from the coding sequence ATGAGCTGGCTCACCGACTCCGACGACGAGGGCGACTGGGCGGAGTACGACGAGTCGGATGCCCGCGTGCGCCCGAACCCGAAAGGCAACAAGCCGCGCAGCAAACGGCGCCCCGACCACAGCGACGCGGTACCTGGCCGCGTGTTCAGTGTTGACCGGGGGCGCTACGGAGTGTGGGTGGGTGAAGGCACCGCCGAGGAACGGCAACTCGTCGCGACCCGAGCGCGCGAGCTCGGGCGTAAAGCCATCGTCACAGGCGACCGCGTCGACCTCGTCGGCGACACGTCGGGAGACGAGGGTTCCCTCGCCAGAGTGGTGCGCATTCAGCCCCGAACCACACTTCTGCGCCGCAGCGCCGACGACACCGACGCCGTCGAACGTGTGATCGTCGCCAACGCCGATCAGATGCTCATCGTGGTCGCGGCCGCGAACCCGGAGCCCCGTCCACGGCTCGTGGACCGGTACCTCGTCGCGGCCTACGATGCGGGCATCCATCCGATCCTGTGTGTGACCAAGACCGACCTCGCCGACCCGGCAGAGTTTCTCGCGAACTTCGCCGGACTCGATCTGACCATCGTGACGAGCCGCTCCGACGACGTGCCCGTCGACGAACTGCGGCAGCTGCTGGAGGGACACACGACTGTTGCCGTCGGCCACTCCGGTGTCGGCAAATCGACACTCGTGAACGCCCTCGTACCCGATGCGAATCGGGCAACGGGTCGCGTCAACGACGTGACGGGACGCGGCAGGCACACGTCGTCGTCCACGGTGTCGTACCGGCTGGGCAGCGGATGGATCGTGGACACCCCCGGTGTGCGCTCCTTCGGACTGGGCCATGTCGACCCCGCGAGCATCCTCGCGTCCTTCACGGACCTCGCCGCCCTCGCCGAAGACTGCCCCCGTGGGTGCACACACCTGCCGGATGCCCCAGACTGCGCGATCATCGAAGCCGTCGAGCGCGGCGACCTCGGCGAAGCGGGGCGCGAGCGACTCGATTCGTTCCAACGCCTCATCGCTACGCTGGGATCGTGA
- a CDS encoding inositol monophosphatase family protein: protein MTDTAPQYTPADDLSLALSLAGNADLISLERFRSVDLVVTTKPDRTPVTDADQAVERSIRTGIEAARPHDSILGEEYGTQGSGSRQWIIDPIDGTANFLRGVPIWGTLISLAVDGVPVVGVVSAPALGRRWYAATGLGAWGMAHGEEPERLRVSGVTELADASLSYNSLQGWDGEGRIDDVIALSRAVWRSRAIGDMWSYMLLAEGALDIVGEFDLQPYDMAALIPIIEEAGGRFTSVDGQPGPWSGSALATNGVLHETVLAALHSR, encoded by the coding sequence GTGACCGACACCGCGCCCCAGTACACCCCAGCCGACGACCTCTCCCTCGCCCTGTCACTCGCGGGCAACGCAGACCTCATCTCGCTCGAACGATTCCGGTCGGTCGATCTCGTCGTCACCACCAAGCCGGACCGCACGCCCGTCACCGATGCCGACCAGGCCGTGGAGCGCAGCATCCGAACCGGCATCGAAGCCGCACGGCCCCACGACTCGATCCTCGGCGAAGAATATGGAACACAGGGATCCGGCAGCCGCCAGTGGATCATCGATCCGATCGACGGCACCGCGAACTTCCTCCGCGGAGTGCCCATCTGGGGCACCCTCATCTCGCTGGCGGTCGACGGTGTTCCCGTCGTGGGAGTCGTGAGTGCACCCGCGCTCGGGCGACGCTGGTACGCGGCAACCGGCCTCGGCGCGTGGGGCATGGCTCACGGCGAAGAGCCGGAGCGACTGCGGGTGAGCGGAGTGACCGAACTCGCGGATGCCTCGCTGAGCTACAACAGCCTGCAGGGCTGGGACGGCGAGGGCCGGATCGACGACGTCATCGCGCTCTCTCGCGCCGTGTGGCGGTCGCGGGCAATCGGCGACATGTGGTCGTACATGTTGCTCGCGGAGGGCGCGCTCGACATCGTCGGCGAGTTCGACCTACAGCCCTACGACATGGCGGCGCTCATCCCGATCATCGAAGAAGCGGGGGGCCGCTTCACGTCCGTCGATGGACAACCGGGACCCTGGTCGGGATCCGCCCTCGCAACCAACGGAGTGCTCCACGAAACCGTGCTCGCGGCATTACACTCGCGGTAG
- a CDS encoding septum formation family protein produces the protein MATTILGSIAARSLAALALIGASVALAGCAPTAPQNTETSAPEEVETDAFAIAVGDCLNDMGEGEVTTIPKVDCDEPHETEVYGSSTISDGDFPGNDAIVAQADVDCTELFANYVGAAAEDSKYSIGYYFPTEESWENGDREILCYVFDEAGRITGSVMGVAE, from the coding sequence GTGGCGACGACAATTCTGGGTAGCATCGCGGCGCGCAGCCTTGCGGCTCTCGCACTCATCGGCGCATCCGTCGCCCTCGCCGGCTGCGCACCCACGGCGCCCCAGAACACGGAGACATCCGCCCCAGAAGAGGTGGAGACGGATGCCTTTGCCATCGCCGTCGGCGACTGCCTCAACGACATGGGCGAAGGCGAAGTAACAACCATCCCCAAGGTGGACTGCGACGAGCCACACGAAACCGAGGTATACGGCTCCTCGACCATCTCCGACGGCGACTTCCCCGGCAACGACGCCATCGTCGCGCAAGCCGACGTCGACTGCACCGAACTCTTCGCCAACTATGTGGGAGCGGCAGCCGAAGACTCGAAGTACTCGATCGGGTACTACTTCCCCACCGAAGAGAGCTGGGAAAACGGGGACCGCGAGATCCTCTGCTACGTCTTCGACGAAGCAGGGCGAATCACCGGGTCCGTGATGGGGGTTGCGGAGTAG